One genomic segment of Hordeum vulgare subsp. vulgare chromosome 2H, MorexV3_pseudomolecules_assembly, whole genome shotgun sequence includes these proteins:
- the LOC123429391 gene encoding protein SCAR2-like, whose product MAGFVGLLRQLGDLAQLAAEVFDGLREQATAVSAQARGLTLRARLLESQLPVVEERLRRRENEPPCFLQQDAAVARSNSVFSSGIRSECLCHLTGHGVGRRHTSAGPANNGMILSGGGTRPRSIAERIRRCRGPPRLSMLDKYDAGGEGACLRRYTDPSFFRAQFAKHELLLQETKPELQSSGKCSK is encoded by the exons ATGGCCGGCTTCGTGGGCCTCCTCCGCCAGCTCGGAGACCTCGCACA GCTCGCCGCGGAGGTGTTCGACGGCCTGCGCGAGCAGGCCACGGCGGTGTCCGCACAGGCACGCGGCCTCACGCTGCGTGCGCGGCTGCTCGAGTCGCAGCTGCCGGTCGTCGAGGAACGTCTCCGGCGTCGTGAGAACGAACCGCCCTGCTTCCTGCAGCAGGACGCCGCCGTTGCCCGCAGCAATTCAGTCTTCTCGTCAGGCATTCGGTCAGAATGTTTGTGTCACCTCACAGGCCACGGCGTGGGTCGGCGCCACACAAGCGCCGGGCCGGCGAACAACGGCATGATTTTGTCTGGAGGAGGAACGAGGCCTCGTTCAATCGCGGAGCGCATCCGGCGGTGCCGCGGGCCTCCGCGGCTGTCCATGCTTGACAA GTATGACGCCGGTGGCGAGGGAGCGTGCCTGAGGCGATACACCGACCCGTCATTCTTCAGAGCCCAGTTCGCCAAGCATGAGCTTCTCTTGCAGGAAACCAAGCCAGAGCTTCAGAGTTCAGGCAAATGCTCCAAGTAA
- the LOC123429390 gene encoding zinc finger protein 36-like produces the protein MPMMNMTHDDYVHLCLMALASVAAGGDQAEPAKGQWLQAMPAAPAACELRFRCSVCGKAFPSHQALGGHKASHRKRAVLVLPLQSVSPAEETVASSSTSSGVGRHRCSVCHRSFPTGQALGGHKRCHYWDGLSVSLSASASGSASSVRGFDLNLTPVPEKAAAGMRIWGEDEEVQSPLPFKKRRLSSPSSDRNLILLD, from the coding sequence ATGCCAATGATGAACATGACGCACGACGACTACGTCCACCTCTGCCTCATGGCGCTCGCCTCCGtggcggccggcggcgaccaaGCAGAACCAGCGAAGGGGCAATGGCTACAAGCCATGCCGGCGGCGCCAGCAGCATGCGAGCTCAGGTTCCGGTGCTCCGTCTGCGGCAAGGCGTTCCCGTCCCACCAGGCGCTCGGCGGGCACAAGGCCAGCCACCGGAAGCGGGCGGTGCTCGTGCTGCCGCTGCAAAGCGTGTCGCCGGCCGAGGAAACGGTGGCATCGTCGTCCACGTCCTCTGGCGTCGGCAGGCACAGGTGCTCCGTGTGCCACCGGAGTTTCCCGACAGGGCAGGCGCTCGGCGGGCACAAGCGGTGCCATTACTGGGACGGGCTGTCGGTGTCGCTCtcggcgtcggcatcgggttcaGCGTCGTCCGTGAGGGGTTTCGACCTCAACCTGACGCCGGTGCCGGAGAAGGCCGCCGCCGGCATGCGAATATGGGGAGAGGACGAGGAGGTGCAGAGCCCCTTGCCCTTCAAGAAGCGGCGGCTGTCAAGTCCTTCCTCGGACCGTAATTTAATACTCCTTGATTGA